CGTGAATACGGTGGTGAGTGTGCTGACTTACTTTTTACACTGCGTCCAGAAGACGATACAATAGCGATCGCGGAACAATTGGCAGATACTTTCAAGGGTCGCGCTGTTGGTGGGTTACGACAAAGTAGCTCCGATCGACAATATTATATTGAGGTTAATATAGACCAACTTCTCATTGAAGCACAATTTGCACGAGAGTAAGAAAAAAACTGCTCTAAAACTTAAACTAAACTTCCCTTTTGACAAAAACCAACAAGAGATGTCAAGGAAAGCTTTAGCTAAAAAAATCGTCTAATTATACCATTTCGATCCCAAAACGATCGAATTAATCAAAGCGTAGGGCAAGAGAAAAAATGCCAGAATAAGCTAAGATTTTACCAGCCCGATCGCGTTCGCCAGTTTAACAAATTGGTATCATATACTATGGCTTGAAAATGTTAACTTATGAACTCGATTCTCGAACAACTTAGAAATCGCTTTAGTAAAGCACTTGTCGCCGCTTTTGGCGAAAATTTAGCGACTTATGACCCCCAAGTCGTCCCCGCATCAAACCCAAAGTTTGGTGACTATCAATCTAATGCTGCTTTACCGCTAGCGAAACAGTTGCGTCAAAAACCAAGGGAAATAGCACAGCAAATCGTTGCTAATCTTGATGTTAGCGATTTCTGTCAACCACCGGAAATTGCTGGACCTGGGTTTATTAATCTGACGCTACAACCAGCATATCTAGAAACAAGGTTACAGGAAATTGAAGCTGATGCACGTCTGGGTGTAGAAATAGCGAAACAACCTCAACGAATAGTTATTGATTTTTCTAGTCCAAATATTGCTAAAGAAATGCACGTCGGACATTTACGTTCGACAATTATAGGTGATTGTATTGCCCGAATTTTAGAATTTCGCGGTCACGATGTTTTGCGTCTTAATCATGTGGGTGACTGGGGAACTCAATTTGGAATGTTAATTGCTTATTTACGAGAAGTTTATCCAGAAGCTTTAACGACTGCTGATGCTTTAGAAATTGGCGATTTAGTGAGTTTTTATCGTCAAGCAAAGAAACGTTTTGATGAGGATGAAGAATTTCGGGAAAAGTCTCGTCAAGAAGTGGTTAAATTACAAGCAGGTGCAGCAGATAGTCGTCATGCTTGGGAGTTACTTTGCGACCAATCTCGGCGCGAATTTCAGGTAATTTACAATCTCTTAGATGTAGAATTAACTGAAAGAGGCGAGTCTTTTTACAATCCTTTGTTACCCGCAGTCGCAGAAGATTTAGCCAAACAAGGTTTGTTAGAAGAAAACCAAGGTGCAAAATGTGTTTTCTTAGAAGGTTTCACGAATAAAGAAGGTGAACCTTTACCTTTGATTGTGCAAAAATCTGATGGTGGCTATAACTATGCAACCACAGATTTAGCCGCCTTACGCTATCGTATCCAAAAAGATCGCTGCGATCGCATTATTTATGTCACTGATGCGGGACAAGCAACTCACTTCGCGGCTGTGTTTCAAGTCGCAAAACGCGCAGGATGGATACCCAATAACGTCGAAGTCGTTCACGTTCCCTTTGGTTTAGTTTTAGGCGAAGATGGGAAAAAACTCAAGACTCGTTCGGGGGAAACCATCCGTTTGCGAGATTTGTTAGATGAGGCGATCGCCCGCGCACGCAATGACTTAGAATCAAGATTAGTCAGGGAAGACCGTCACGAAAACCCAGAATTTATCGATAACGTCGCGAAAACCGTGGGAATTGGGGCTGTCAAATACGCTGATTTGAGTCAAAATCGGATCGGTAACTACATCTTTAGTTACGATAAAATGCTTTCACTCCAAGGCAACACTGCACCTTATTTGCTCTATGCTTATGTTAGAGTGCAAGGGATTGCCCGTAAAGGTGAAATCGACTTGGAAAACTTAGGAACTCAAGCCAAGGTTATCTTAGCAGAAGAAAGTGAATTAACCTTAGCCAAACACATTTTACAACTAACTGAAGTTCTCAAAGAAGTCGAACAAGATTTGTTACCAAATCGCCTTTGTCAGTATCTTTTTGAACTCAGTCAAAAGTATAATCAATTTTACGATCGCTGTCCGGTTTTACAAGCAGATGAACCGGAACGCACATCTCGCTTAATCTTGTGCAACCTCACTGCGAAGACGATAAAATTAGGCTTATCTCTCCTAGGTATATCCGTACTCGAAAGAATGTAAGTCTCATCTTCATAATAGGGGCTTCAGCCCCTAATTATTGCAGATGTAAATCATTTTAGTCTCCTCTTAAAACTGTGTCTCACAAATACTTTGAAAATGATGCAAGAACGAACATTTCAACTTGATGACTTGACGATTAAATTTCTCGAACGCTGTCAAGAATATGGCTTTCAAAACCCCAGTGAAGTTGTGAGAACTGCTTTAGCGAAATTACAGTTAACATTGAATACAGATGACTTGCAAGAATCAGCTAATCTTTATGCTGAAATTTATGAACGCGATCGAGAATTACAAGAACTTACCGATGCAGATATAGAAGAATGGTCGAAGGAATATTGATGTTAAAAATTGACGAAGCTCTCCGAATAGTGTTTGCTTTGTAAAGTAACAATTAACTAATCAGTTTCATCTCAATAACGATCGATATCCGCCTTTATCCGCGTTCATCTGTGGTTTACTTCAAATTCCCAACCTTCCCAAAAGTCGCAAAACAAACTTTCTTTTTTGCGGACTTTGAGAAAACATTCCAAACAACAACTGACGCAACAACCAGCGACGGAAATGAGGTAAAATTAACAATAGCAAGCGTTTAATTCCTACTTGTAATAACCAAGCCATTAACAAAGGTGCTAATAGCGTAATCGGATTAATTGGTAACAATTTTTCTAAATTACCTAATACCGTTACTGCGACAATGATTAAAGATAATCCCCAAGAAAACCAATTTAACCAATTTTGTGCTTCTAGTCGCAATTGAGCGAGTAATTGCTCAATCAGCCAGTAATGAGCGGAAGTAATTTTTAAAGCAAAATCTGGTAAAC
This region of Oscillatoria salina IIICB1 genomic DNA includes:
- a CDS encoding COP23 domain-containing protein; this encodes REYGGECADLLFTLRPEDDTIAIAEQLADTFKGRAVGGLRQSSSDRQYYIEVNIDQLLIEAQFARE
- the argS gene encoding arginine--tRNA ligase; protein product: MNSILEQLRNRFSKALVAAFGENLATYDPQVVPASNPKFGDYQSNAALPLAKQLRQKPREIAQQIVANLDVSDFCQPPEIAGPGFINLTLQPAYLETRLQEIEADARLGVEIAKQPQRIVIDFSSPNIAKEMHVGHLRSTIIGDCIARILEFRGHDVLRLNHVGDWGTQFGMLIAYLREVYPEALTTADALEIGDLVSFYRQAKKRFDEDEEFREKSRQEVVKLQAGAADSRHAWELLCDQSRREFQVIYNLLDVELTERGESFYNPLLPAVAEDLAKQGLLEENQGAKCVFLEGFTNKEGEPLPLIVQKSDGGYNYATTDLAALRYRIQKDRCDRIIYVTDAGQATHFAAVFQVAKRAGWIPNNVEVVHVPFGLVLGEDGKKLKTRSGETIRLRDLLDEAIARARNDLESRLVREDRHENPEFIDNVAKTVGIGAVKYADLSQNRIGNYIFSYDKMLSLQGNTAPYLLYAYVRVQGIARKGEIDLENLGTQAKVILAEESELTLAKHILQLTEVLKEVEQDLLPNRLCQYLFELSQKYNQFYDRCPVLQADEPERTSRLILCNLTAKTIKLGLSLLGISVLERM